Genomic segment of Chloroflexota bacterium:
CCTTCTTCTTCGAGGTACTTCGCCAGCAGCGCGTCCCCGAGCGCCACGCCGGTAGCCCAGGCGTTCGGCGATGGGATGGTGTTCGGATCGACCGAGTAAAAGTTGCGGCCGGTCGGCAGGGCGTTCGCCTGCCCGCGTGTTGGAGCGCCGCTCGGGCCGGCGGGGACGTACCGCCCATCCAGGCCGCGCAGCAGATTGCCGATCTCGTCGGTGGTACGGTCCAGGTTCGGGACCAGCGTGTTGGTCACAAAGTCGAGTGCCTCGCGGACCACCACGCCGTCGTTCGGAAAGGTCCGCGCCACCAGCGGCCCGACGCTGGCCGGCTGGTAGCCGCCGCCCTGAAGCTCGGCGACCAGCGAGCGCCCGAGCGCCTCTAGTCCCTCGATCAGGTCGCCGTTGCTGCGGATTGGGCCAGAGCCGGGGTCACCTTCGCGAAGGCGGGACAGCACCGGCGGCATGGGGCCGCTGTAGGGCGCGCCACGGTCGGCCAGCAGTTGCGTGTAGGGCAGTCCCAGCGCCTCGGCCAGCGCCCGGCGCAGGCTCGGAGCGTCGGCGTTGTCCAACCGGGTCAGCGCCAGCAGCAACCCGATCTGCTGCTCGCCGGCTGGCGCCTGTCCGAGCGTGTGCAGGCCGTCCCGAATCTGGGCGTCCTTTAGCTCGCAGAGGTAGCCGTCGACGTGCAGCAGGAAGTCGTCAAAGATATCGTCTGACGGGCGATTCTCCTGGTGCAGATCGCGGTCAAGCTTCGCTTCCTGGATGACGGTCCAGATCTGATCCCGCACCACTGGGGCCTTCTTCGGATCGAGCGTCTGAACCTGGTAGTACTCGTCCATCAACTGCTCAAGCTTGACGATCTCGTTGTACGCATCGGCCGTGGTCATCGCCGGAATCAGGTGATCGACGATGCAGGCGTGCGCCCGCCGTTTCGCCTGCGCGCCCTCGCCGGGGTTGTTGACGATGAAGGGGTAGAAGTGCGGCATCGGCCCCAGCGCGACCTCCGGGTAGCACGACGACGACAGGCCCAGACTTTTGCCCGGCAGCCACTCCAGCGTGCCGTGCTTCCCGATGTGCACGATGGCGTGCGCCCCGAACACTTCTCGGAGCCAGGCGTAGTAGGCGAGGTAATGATGGGTCGGCGTCAGGTCCGGGCTGTGGTAGATGGCAATCGGGTTCTCGCCGAATCCGCGCGGCGGCTGAATCCCCACGAAGACGTTGCCAAAACGCAGTCCCGGTACCACCAGTGCGTCGCCATCCCGGTAGACCTCGCCCGGTGGCTCGCCCCAGGCGTCGCGTAGCTCCTGCTGAACGCTGGGGCTAAAGTCATCGAACGCCGCGCGGTAGCCCGGGGCCGTCAGTCGGCCAGCCCCGGCCATCTGGCTGTCGGTCAGAAACTCCAGATCGTAGGAGCAATGGTCGATCAGTTGATGGATCAGGGCATCGCCGCTCTCGGGGATGTCGTGGACGGCGTACCCGGCGTCCTGGAGCGCGTGCAGGACGTGCCAGACCGAGGCCGGTGTGTCCAGGCCGACGGCATTGCCGATGCGGGCGTTCCTGGTAGGGTAGTTGCTGAGGACCAGCGCAACCCTCCGCTCAGCCGGCGGCACCCTCCGCAGTCTGGCCCAGGCGGCCGCCAGTCTGGCGGTGAAGGCTACGCGGTCCGGCATGGGCTGGTAGCGCATCAGCCGCGCCCCGAGCCGCTGATCTTCGATGGCCTCCTGCTTGAAGGAGATCGGCACTCCGATGATCCGCCCGTCGAACTCGGGCATGGCGACGTTCATCGCCGTGTCAATCGGGCTGAGGCCGGAGGCGCTCTCGTCCCACTGGTCGGCCGTGCTGGTGGAGACAATCGCCTGGATCACCGGCACGTCCAGTTGATCGAGGCCGGCCACCGACCAGCCGCTGGCGACGGTGACGCCCTTAACCTCGACCTGGCTCATGGCAAAGCTGAGCGTGTTCAGCACCGTGTCAACGCGGGCCGACCCGTCCTGGTCGAGCAGGAAGTCCGAGAAGA
This window contains:
- the cobN gene encoding cobaltochelatase subunit CobN, with product MHERSILVLSTADTDLLALSHALERLPDGFPLVRAVNPATLTSPEDAHAFLDAELPRAGVVVARLLGGKRAFEHGWDRLVRECSERTIPLVAIPGDQAADLDLQAACTASPGIVSAAAEYLAHGGIENLSGMLALLANQALGTEYPTSPPRAVAWEGVYHPDEPDDVGLDDYLARRSAPERPVVALLFYRAHWMSRNLGFVDALVRSLEAEGCTPLAVFCQSLKGGPNGVPAVFSDFLLDQDGSARVDTVLNTLSFAMSQVEVKGVTVASGWSVAGLDQLDVPVIQAIVSTSTADQWDESASGLSPIDTAMNVAMPEFDGRIIGVPISFKQEAIEDQRLGARLMRYQPMPDRVAFTARLAAAWARLRRVPPAERRVALVLSNYPTRNARIGNAVGLDTPASVWHVLHALQDAGYAVHDIPESGDALIHQLIDHCSYDLEFLTDSQMAGAGRLTAPGYRAAFDDFSPSVQQELRDAWGEPPGEVYRDGDALVVPGLRFGNVFVGIQPPRGFGENPIAIYHSPDLTPTHHYLAYYAWLREVFGAHAIVHIGKHGTLEWLPGKSLGLSSSCYPEVALGPMPHFYPFIVNNPGEGAQAKRRAHACIVDHLIPAMTTADAYNEIVKLEQLMDEYYQVQTLDPKKAPVVRDQIWTVIQEAKLDRDLHQENRPSDDIFDDFLLHVDGYLCELKDAQIRDGLHTLGQAPAGEQQIGLLLALTRLDNADAPSLRRALAEALGLPYTQLLADRGAPYSGPMPPVLSRLREGDPGSGPIRSNGDLIEGLEALGRSLVAELQGGGYQPASVGPLVARTFPNDGVVVREALDFVTNTLVPNLDRTTDEIGNLLRGLDGRYVPAGPSGAPTRGQANALPTGRNFYSVDPNTIPSPNAWATGVALGDALLAKYLEEEGRYPESVGIVVWGTSAMRTHGDDVAEIFHLLGVRPIWQRENRRVRGLEIVPLTELGRPRIDVTARISGFFRDAFPNLIHLIDDAVNMVAELDEPSDQNFIAARVRADAVRKEAAGMSREAAWRTSTYRIFGSKPGTYGAGILPLLDERNWQTDQDLAAVYQAWGAFAYGRNTFGAEAPDEFKERFAGIVVAAKNQDNREHDIFDSDDYLQYHGGMIATVRALSGSDPKQYFGDSSNPLEPKQRDLADEAKRVFRTRVVNPKWISSIKRHGYKGAFEMAATVDYLYGYDATAHVVDDWMYERVTDAYVFDEDTRRFFEEKNPWALRGIAERLTEAMDRGLWENPDPEVRKRLEQVYLDLENQLEMRGERADAEGAS